The Streptomyces sp. NBC_01255 genome window below encodes:
- a CDS encoding FAD-dependent monooxygenase translates to MKLAIVGGGPAGLYLSILLKRQDPSHDIAVYERNPAGSTYGWGVTYWAGLLDKLRAGDPESAAAVAEASVTWTDGVAIVRDERTVHRGDAGFGIGRRRMLALLADRAEELGVRVAFEHDVTGRDAPELADADLVVAADGVNSVLREAHADHFGGEVTAGRNQYIWLGTTKVFDSFSFAFKETEHGWIWCYAYGFSGERSTCVVECSPETWTGLGLDTSGETDSLRLLEKLFHDLLDGHELIGRERADDAAQWLTFRTLTNRVWHRGNLVLLGDAAHTTHYSIGAGTTLALEDALALADALRAPDALRTPAGLDAALTTYGKRRRAELVSAQSAARYSAQWYENLPRYMRLEPAQMFALLGQRHSPLLPHIPPQLYYRIDRAAGQLEALRRLKRWLGPRVARAVHGRR, encoded by the coding sequence GTGAAGCTCGCCATCGTCGGCGGCGGCCCCGCCGGCCTCTACCTCTCGATCCTGCTGAAGCGGCAGGACCCGTCCCACGACATCGCCGTGTACGAACGGAACCCCGCGGGCTCCACGTACGGCTGGGGCGTCACCTACTGGGCCGGGCTCCTCGACAAACTGCGCGCGGGCGACCCCGAGTCCGCCGCGGCCGTCGCCGAGGCCTCCGTCACCTGGACCGACGGCGTCGCGATCGTCCGCGACGAGCGGACCGTCCACCGCGGCGACGCCGGCTTCGGCATCGGGCGGCGGCGGATGCTCGCGCTCCTCGCCGACCGGGCCGAGGAGCTCGGCGTACGGGTCGCCTTCGAGCACGACGTGACCGGGCGGGACGCGCCCGAACTCGCCGACGCGGACCTGGTCGTCGCCGCCGACGGCGTCAACAGCGTGCTGCGCGAGGCGCACGCGGACCACTTCGGCGGCGAGGTCACCGCCGGCCGCAACCAGTACATCTGGCTCGGCACCACCAAGGTCTTCGACTCGTTCAGTTTCGCCTTCAAGGAGACCGAGCACGGCTGGATCTGGTGCTACGCCTACGGGTTCAGCGGCGAGCGCTCCACCTGCGTCGTCGAGTGCTCCCCCGAGACCTGGACGGGCCTCGGCCTCGACACCAGCGGCGAGACCGACAGCCTGCGGCTCCTGGAGAAGCTCTTCCACGACCTCCTCGACGGCCACGAGCTGATCGGACGGGAACGGGCCGACGACGCCGCCCAGTGGCTCACCTTCCGCACCCTCACCAACCGGGTCTGGCACCGCGGCAACCTGGTCCTCCTCGGCGACGCCGCCCACACCACGCACTACTCGATCGGCGCGGGCACCACCCTGGCCCTGGAGGACGCGCTCGCCCTCGCGGACGCCCTGCGCGCACCCGATGCGCTGCGCACCCCCGCCGGCCTCGACGCCGCCCTCACCACGTACGGGAAGCGGCGCCGCGCCGAGCTCGTCTCGGCCCAGAGCGCGGCCCGGTACAGCGCCCAGTGGTACGAGAACCTGCCTCGCTACATGCGGCTGGAGCCGGCGCAGATGTTCGCGCTCCTCGGCCAGCGCCACTCGCCGCTGCTCCCGCACATCCCGCCGCAGCTGTACTACCGGATCGACCGGGCCGCCGGACAGCTGGAGGCCCTGCGCCGCCTCAAGCGCTGGCTGGGCCCGCGGGTGGCGCGCGCGGTGCACGGCCGCCGCTGA
- a CDS encoding response regulator transcription factor, with protein MSVRILLCDDHVVVRAGLLALLGSTPDIEVVGEAGSGEEAVAMAAKLKPDVVLMDLQLGPGIDGVEATRLIAPTGVHVLVLTTYDTDADITRAIEAGATGYLLKAERPEELFAAIHSAAQGRTALSPPVASRVMDRMRGAAGPSLTDRERDILGQLGRGLGNREIARALFISEATVKTHLGRIYAKLGVDTRAGAVAVAKERRLLP; from the coding sequence ATGTCCGTACGGATCCTCCTCTGCGACGACCACGTCGTCGTCCGCGCCGGGCTGCTCGCCCTCCTCGGCAGCACCCCCGACATCGAGGTCGTCGGCGAGGCCGGCAGCGGTGAGGAGGCCGTCGCCATGGCGGCCAAGCTGAAGCCCGACGTCGTCCTGATGGACCTCCAGCTCGGCCCGGGCATCGACGGCGTGGAGGCGACCCGCCTGATCGCGCCCACCGGTGTCCACGTCCTCGTCCTCACCACGTACGACACCGACGCCGACATCACCCGGGCCATCGAGGCGGGCGCCACCGGCTACCTCCTGAAGGCCGAACGGCCCGAGGAGCTCTTCGCCGCCATCCACTCCGCCGCGCAGGGCCGCACCGCCCTCTCGCCGCCGGTCGCGAGCCGGGTCATGGACCGGATGCGGGGCGCGGCGGGCCCGAGCCTCACCGACCGGGAGCGGGACATCCTCGGCCAGCTCGGCCGCGGCCTCGGGAACCGCGAGATCGCGCGGGCGCTGTTCATCAGCGAGGCGACGGTGAAGACGCACCTCGGCCGGATCTACGCGAAGCTCGGCGTCGACACGCGCGCGGGCGCCGTGGCGGTCGCGAAGGAACGCCGCCTGCTGCCGTAG
- a CDS encoding M1 family metallopeptidase — protein sequence MYVYEDEYVTRRRTRTGTRTGAAAAFLALALLAGGCTEAGGGVRGVPGAAGLRDPYFPKLGNGGYDVRHYALSLAYDPGTGRLDGTAEITARATQDLSAFNLDLAGLTVAGATVDGAPAAYNRAGDELTLRPREDIGDGAEFKATVTYTGVPEPITDADGSEEGWLRTDDGAVAVGEPEGSMTWFPGNHHPADKAAYDITLTVPAGLEALSNGVRTDRRTERDGRVTTVWHSAEPMASYLATVAIGRYETATDTARAPGPTTGSDPGPGPVSLPVLTAADPSVAAGSAALRGEIPEILARQAERFGPYPFSAAGAIVTEDGTLGYALETQTRPVFPAASFDRTTLVHELAHQWFGNSVTPATWRDLWLNEGFATYAEWLYAEEYEGVPARTHFARAFAQDANWAFPPAAPPSAENLFDPPVYQRGAMVLHKLRETVGDAAFDEILRGWPAKYRHANASTDDFTAYAESVAGKDLDGLWDVWLFGEGKPAAP from the coding sequence GTGTACGTGTACGAGGACGAGTACGTGACCCGGCGACGCACCCGGACCGGCACCCGGACCGGGGCCGCCGCGGCCTTTCTCGCCCTCGCGCTCCTCGCGGGCGGCTGTACGGAGGCCGGCGGCGGGGTCCGGGGCGTTCCCGGGGCCGCCGGGCTGCGCGACCCGTACTTCCCGAAGCTCGGCAACGGCGGCTACGACGTGCGGCACTACGCCCTGTCCCTCGCCTACGACCCGGGCACCGGGCGCCTCGACGGCACCGCCGAGATCACCGCCCGCGCGACCCAGGACCTCAGCGCCTTCAACCTCGACCTGGCCGGTCTCACGGTGGCCGGGGCGACCGTCGACGGCGCCCCCGCCGCGTACAACAGGGCGGGCGACGAGCTGACGCTCCGCCCGCGCGAGGACATCGGCGACGGGGCGGAGTTCAAGGCCACCGTCACCTATACGGGCGTGCCGGAGCCGATCACGGACGCGGACGGCTCCGAGGAGGGCTGGCTGCGCACCGACGACGGGGCGGTCGCGGTCGGCGAACCGGAGGGCTCCATGACCTGGTTCCCCGGCAACCACCACCCGGCCGACAAGGCCGCGTACGACATCACGCTCACCGTCCCGGCCGGGCTCGAAGCGCTCTCCAACGGCGTCAGGACCGACCGGCGGACGGAGCGGGACGGCCGCGTCACCACGGTGTGGCACTCGGCCGAGCCGATGGCGAGCTATCTGGCGACGGTCGCGATCGGCCGGTACGAGACGGCGACGGACACGGCCAGGGCGCCCGGGCCGACGACCGGATCCGACCCCGGCCCCGGTCCCGTTTCCCTCCCCGTCCTGACCGCCGCCGACCCGTCGGTCGCGGCGGGCAGCGCGGCGCTGCGGGGCGAGATCCCCGAGATCCTCGCCCGGCAGGCCGAGCGCTTCGGCCCGTACCCCTTCTCGGCCGCCGGGGCGATCGTCACCGAGGACGGGACCCTCGGCTACGCCCTGGAGACCCAGACCCGGCCCGTCTTCCCCGCGGCCTCCTTCGACCGGACGACCCTCGTCCACGAGCTGGCGCACCAGTGGTTCGGGAACTCGGTGACCCCCGCCACCTGGCGCGACCTGTGGCTGAACGAGGGCTTCGCCACCTACGCCGAATGGCTGTACGCGGAGGAGTACGAGGGCGTCCCGGCGCGGACGCACTTCGCGCGGGCCTTCGCCCAGGACGCCAACTGGGCCTTCCCGCCGGCCGCCCCGCCCTCCGCCGAGAACCTCTTCGACCCGCCCGTCTACCAGCGCGGCGCGATGGTCCTCCACAAGCTGCGCGAGACGGTCGGGGACGCCGCCTTCGACGAGATCCTGCGCGGCTGGCCCGCGAAGTACCGGCATGCCAACGCCTCCACGGACGACTTCACGGCCTACGCGGAGAGCGTGGCCGGGAAGGACCTCGACGGGCTGTGGGACGTCTGGCTGTTCGGCGAGGGGAAGCCGGCCGCGCCTTAG
- a CDS encoding GlcG/HbpS family heme-binding protein has product MKKILFGATAAAVVAAGTFGAVSANASAPAAAPAAVVRADAGNDNLQQSTHLTIEAATKAAQATLDAAEKENQRVSVAVVDRNGNTIVTLRGDGAGPQSYESAERKAFTAVSWNAPTSVLAGRLAQAPNLKDIPGTLFLAGGAPVTAKGAPIAGIGVAGAPSGDLDEKFAQAGVAALAN; this is encoded by the coding sequence ATGAAGAAGATCCTCTTCGGTGCCACCGCTGCCGCTGTCGTCGCCGCCGGTACCTTCGGCGCGGTCTCCGCGAACGCCTCCGCCCCGGCCGCCGCCCCCGCCGCCGTCGTCCGGGCCGACGCCGGCAACGACAACCTCCAGCAGTCGACGCACCTGACGATCGAGGCTGCGACGAAGGCCGCGCAGGCCACCCTTGACGCCGCCGAGAAGGAGAACCAGCGCGTCTCCGTCGCCGTCGTCGACCGCAACGGCAACACCATCGTGACCCTGCGCGGCGACGGCGCCGGCCCGCAGTCCTACGAGTCCGCCGAGCGCAAGGCCTTCACCGCCGTCTCGTGGAACGCCCCGACCTCCGTCCTCGCCGGCCGCCTCGCCCAGGCGCCGAACCTGAAGGACATCCCCGGCACCCTCTTCCTCGCGGGCGGCGCCCCGGTCACCGCCAAGGGCGCGCCCATCGCGGGCATCGGCGTCGCGGGCGCCCCGTCCGGCGACCTGGACGAGAAGTTCGCCCAGGCGGGCGTGGCCGCGCTCGCCAACTGA
- a CDS encoding ABC transporter permease subunit: MSSARFRDLLAAEWMKLWSLRSTPWAFGVGAFAVLAVNLNATFADYRNYPNYAQGIRDLFVPIWAMRDAFTLGGAMVFMLAAGSIGALVIVGEYGTGQIRTTFAAVPDRRAVTAAKTLVLTGVMLVYGILVAAVSFAATQAVLSGRDAGMSIDYPGALAAVTASALLAPVCALVGFGLGALLRHTATTIVTVTGVLLLLPALVDARSRWSATFLHALPQGAWKRLTEVGDSPVPVEFPWTTGGAWTVYAAWSLGAVAVALIAVHRRDV, encoded by the coding sequence ATGAGCAGCGCCCGCTTCCGTGATCTGCTCGCCGCCGAGTGGATGAAGCTGTGGTCCCTGCGCTCCACCCCCTGGGCCTTCGGCGTCGGCGCGTTCGCCGTCCTCGCCGTCAACCTCAACGCGACCTTCGCCGACTACCGCAACTACCCGAACTACGCCCAGGGCATCCGCGACCTGTTCGTGCCCATCTGGGCGATGCGCGACGCCTTCACGCTCGGCGGGGCCATGGTGTTCATGCTCGCGGCCGGCTCCATCGGCGCGCTCGTGATCGTCGGCGAGTACGGCACCGGCCAGATCCGTACGACCTTCGCGGCCGTACCCGACCGGCGGGCCGTGACGGCCGCGAAGACGCTGGTCCTCACGGGCGTCATGCTCGTGTACGGGATCCTCGTCGCCGCCGTCTCCTTCGCCGCCACGCAGGCCGTGCTCTCCGGTCGGGACGCCGGCATGTCGATCGACTACCCGGGCGCGCTCGCCGCCGTCACCGCGTCCGCCCTGCTCGCCCCGGTGTGCGCGCTCGTCGGCTTCGGCCTCGGGGCGCTCCTGCGGCACACGGCGACCACCATCGTCACCGTCACCGGCGTCCTGCTCCTGCTGCCCGCGCTCGTCGACGCGCGGAGCCGCTGGTCGGCGACGTTCCTGCACGCCCTGCCGCAGGGCGCGTGGAAGCGGCTGACGGAGGTGGGGGACTCGCCGGTGCCGGTGGAGTTCCCGTGGACGACGGGCGGGGCGTGGACCGTGTACGCGGCCTGGTCGCTGGGCGCGGTGGCGGTGGCCCTGATCGCGGTCCACCGCCGGGACGTGTGA
- a CDS encoding sensor histidine kinase has product MMTAPPVRRALADLALWAVLCGAAVLWLRDDPTPSVALGLVLPLVVAAVALPLSRRRPEAAVLLAGVACAVGFADTTSPAHVSVLTLAVLSCLLGLRTAATRTPLLVLAAALAAGLAVCAVLRVGPVWWFYALTVLPAALLLPWLAGRYWRGRTELVRGGWQLARSLEERQRFVAERARLTERAGIAADMHDSLGHVLSLVALRAGALELSPTLAERDREDLAELRGTIADAVDQLRETVTVLREKPQDDPLRPATDTVEELLGRAVASGVPVRWEREGPPPALSPLIERGVYRVVQEALTNATKHAPGSPVRVSITHDADRDRTHVRIVDAGPLPGRAPGDQAGGHGLAGLRERVTVLGGTLHAGPYEEGGFQVSATLPHRATPPPRPDDSTGTAPESARRLAQVRRSARLRLATAFAIPAGAALVFVPAAAYFAYQLSAGVLPPSAYEQLPVGGTHADLAPLLPSEPFPYPPDDARSAPRPPGTTCAFYRSNGNLLEEVDLYRLCWSGARLVTKDTLPAR; this is encoded by the coding sequence ATGATGACAGCCCCTCCCGTGCGGCGCGCGCTCGCCGACCTGGCCCTGTGGGCCGTGCTCTGCGGCGCCGCCGTCCTGTGGCTCCGGGACGACCCGACACCCTCGGTCGCCCTGGGTCTGGTGCTGCCGCTCGTGGTCGCGGCGGTCGCGCTCCCCCTGTCCCGGCGCCGGCCGGAGGCCGCGGTCCTGCTGGCCGGTGTCGCGTGCGCGGTGGGGTTCGCGGACACGACGAGCCCCGCGCACGTCTCCGTCCTGACCCTGGCGGTACTGAGCTGCCTCCTCGGCCTGCGGACGGCGGCGACCCGCACGCCGCTGCTCGTGCTCGCGGCGGCCCTGGCGGCCGGCCTCGCGGTCTGCGCCGTCCTGCGGGTGGGCCCGGTGTGGTGGTTCTACGCCCTGACGGTGCTGCCCGCCGCGCTCCTCCTGCCGTGGCTCGCGGGCCGTTACTGGCGCGGCCGTACGGAGCTGGTGCGCGGCGGGTGGCAGCTGGCGCGGAGCCTGGAGGAGCGGCAGCGGTTCGTCGCCGAGCGGGCGCGGCTGACGGAACGCGCCGGCATCGCCGCCGACATGCACGACTCCCTCGGGCACGTCCTGAGCCTGGTCGCGCTGCGCGCCGGGGCACTGGAGCTCTCCCCGACGCTCGCCGAGCGGGACCGGGAGGACCTCGCCGAGCTGCGCGGGACGATCGCGGACGCCGTCGACCAGCTGCGGGAGACGGTCACGGTCCTGCGCGAGAAGCCGCAGGACGACCCGCTCCGGCCGGCCACCGACACCGTCGAGGAGCTCCTCGGCCGGGCCGTCGCCTCCGGCGTCCCCGTCCGGTGGGAACGCGAGGGCCCGCCGCCCGCGCTGTCCCCGCTGATCGAGCGCGGGGTGTACCGGGTGGTGCAGGAGGCGCTCACCAACGCCACCAAGCACGCGCCGGGCAGTCCCGTCCGCGTCAGCATCACCCACGACGCGGACCGCGACCGCACCCACGTCCGGATCGTCGACGCGGGACCGCTGCCGGGCCGGGCCCCCGGCGATCAGGCGGGCGGCCACGGGCTCGCGGGGCTGCGCGAGCGCGTCACCGTCCTCGGAGGGACCCTGCACGCCGGCCCGTACGAGGAAGGCGGCTTCCAGGTCAGCGCGACCCTCCCGCACCGCGCGACGCCCCCGCCGCGGCCCGACGACAGCACCGGCACCGCGCCCGAGTCGGCGCGCCGGCTGGCCCAGGTGCGGCGCAGTGCCCGCCTGCGCCTCGCGACCGCCTTCGCGATCCCGGCGGGAGCGGCGCTCGTCTTCGTACCGGCGGCGGCCTACTTCGCGTACCAGCTGAGCGCGGGAGTGCTGCCGCCGTCCGCCTACGAGCAGCTCCCCGTCGGCGGGACCCACGCCGACCTGGCCCCGCTCCTGCCGTCCGAGCCCTTCCCGTACCCGCCGGACGACGCCCGGTCGGCGCCCCGGCCCCCGGGAACCACCTGCGCCTTCTACCGGTCGAACGGCAACCTCCTGGAGGAGGTCGACCTCTACCGCCTGTGCTGGTCGGGCGCCCGCCTCGTCACCAAGGACACGCTGCCCGCGCGCTAA
- a CDS encoding ATP-binding cassette domain-containing protein, producing MIEVRELTKRYGHDRRRSGPSGPVGAAFGPVTRLFARRAGGSDDDPASGGADPAPARGGRVAVDRLSFRVRAGRVTGFLGPNGAGKSTTLRLILGLNEPTSGTATVDGRRFRDLPRGLRHVGALLDAHDVHGGRTADAHLAALARTNGIPRRRVGEVLDEVGLADAARRRIGGYSLGMRQRLGIAAALLGDPPVLLFDEPVNGLDPEGVLWARGLFRRLAAEGRTVFVSSHLMSEMEHTADDLVVIGRGTLIAAESLAEFAARGSGGGVTVRTADPAAAPGLAAALIREGATVRPPDGAGGVFTVTGMGADRVGALAFRDGTALAELAVRASSLEDAFMELTADSVEFQKKGKNR from the coding sequence GTGATCGAAGTCCGAGAACTGACCAAACGTTACGGCCACGACCGCCGCCGAAGCGGCCCGTCCGGCCCGGTGGGCGCCGCCTTCGGCCCTGTGACCCGCCTGTTCGCCCGCCGCGCGGGCGGCAGCGACGACGACCCGGCCTCCGGTGGGGCCGACCCCGCCCCCGCCCGCGGCGGTCGCGTCGCCGTCGACCGGCTCAGTTTCCGTGTGCGGGCCGGGCGGGTGACCGGGTTTCTCGGTCCCAACGGGGCCGGCAAGTCCACGACTCTGCGGCTGATCCTGGGGCTGAACGAGCCCACGTCCGGGACCGCCACCGTCGACGGGCGGCGGTTCCGGGACCTGCCGCGGGGGCTGCGGCACGTCGGGGCGCTGCTCGACGCGCACGACGTGCACGGCGGCCGGACCGCCGACGCTCACCTGGCCGCCCTCGCCCGCACCAACGGCATCCCGCGCCGCCGGGTCGGCGAGGTCCTCGACGAGGTCGGGCTCGCCGACGCGGCCAGGCGCCGGATCGGCGGCTACTCCCTCGGCATGCGGCAGCGGCTCGGGATCGCCGCCGCCCTGCTCGGCGACCCGCCCGTCCTGCTCTTCGACGAGCCGGTCAACGGCCTCGACCCGGAGGGCGTGCTGTGGGCGCGCGGCCTGTTCCGGCGGCTCGCCGCCGAGGGGCGCACGGTGTTCGTCTCCAGTCATCTGATGAGCGAGATGGAGCACACCGCCGACGACCTCGTGGTCATCGGCCGCGGCACGCTGATCGCCGCGGAGAGCCTGGCGGAGTTCGCCGCGCGCGGCTCCGGCGGCGGGGTGACCGTACGGACCGCCGACCCGGCCGCGGCACCGGGCCTCGCCGCCGCCCTGATCCGCGAGGGGGCGACCGTACGGCCGCCGGACGGGGCGGGCGGGGTGTTCACCGTGACCGGGATGGGCGCGGACCGGGTCGGCGCGCTCGCCTTCCGGGACGGCACCGCGCTCGCCGAACTGGCCGTCCGCGCCTCCTCCCTGGAGGACGCGTTCATGGAACTCACCGCCGACAGCGTCGAGTTCCAGAAGAAAGGAAAGAACCGATGA
- a CDS encoding response regulator transcription factor, translated as MTQPTQPTQPTSTTSTTSPIRVLLVDDQPLVRAGLRVLMADSPDLAVVGEAGTGTDAVRLAGDLRPDVVVMDVRMPGMDGIEATRLVTAGPGAPRVLVLTTFDDDEYVYGALRSGASGFLVKDMALDDILAAIRVVAAGDALIAPAVTRRLIEEFAARPEPGPAPAAARSRPLTGVTPREREVLTLVGRGLSNGEIAVRLHISAATAKAHVARLLAKLDARDRVQLVVLAYETGLVP; from the coding sequence ATGACCCAGCCGACCCAGCCGACCCAGCCGACCTCGACGACCTCGACGACCTCGCCGATCCGCGTCCTCCTCGTCGACGACCAGCCCCTGGTCCGGGCGGGCCTGCGCGTCCTGATGGCCGACAGCCCCGACCTCGCTGTCGTCGGCGAGGCCGGCACCGGCACGGACGCGGTCCGGCTGGCCGGCGACCTCCGCCCCGACGTGGTGGTGATGGACGTCCGGATGCCCGGCATGGACGGCATCGAGGCCACCCGGCTCGTCACCGCGGGCCCCGGCGCGCCCCGCGTCCTCGTCCTCACGACCTTCGACGACGACGAGTACGTGTACGGTGCGCTCCGCTCCGGCGCGAGCGGCTTCCTGGTCAAGGACATGGCCCTGGACGACATCCTCGCGGCGATCCGCGTGGTCGCCGCCGGGGACGCCCTGATCGCGCCGGCCGTCACACGCCGCCTGATCGAGGAGTTCGCGGCCCGCCCCGAACCGGGCCCGGCCCCCGCCGCCGCCCGGTCCCGTCCGCTCACCGGCGTGACGCCGCGGGAGCGGGAGGTGCTCACCCTCGTCGGCCGCGGCCTGTCCAACGGCGAGATCGCGGTACGGCTCCACATCAGCGCGGCCACCGCCAAGGCGCACGTCGCGCGGCTCCTCGCCAAGCTGGACGCACGCGACCGGGTGCAGCTCGTGGTCCTCGCGTACGAGACGGGCCTGGTGCCGTGA
- a CDS encoding sensor histidine kinase, whose translation MTQPPTEQDPDAPWLARVMHIAFFLLLGASLARFLLRHPWEDRSPWIVALSGALASLYLLGPVLGTRAAPRRIAWLGTVVAVWIVLVVLAPSFAWCAVPLFYTGLRTLPPRAALGLVVLLTAFVVFAQVQLAHGGWDPNLVVAPPAVAAIATGVFVYSDRQAARQRALIHDLIRTRRELAAIERREGTLAERQRLSMEIHDTLAQGLSSQQMLLQAADRTWDSDPGTARRHVRTAESIAERNLAEARRFVHDLAPADLAEGGGLEEALRGLAARESAEFRVDGTAVPLPDRTQSALLRIAQGALANIREHAGAESAALTLTYLDDQVVLDIADDGHGFDPALTRDAGGRGDRGDRGHGLPAMRVRAQQLGGTLTVESTPGEGTVLSAAIPLTP comes from the coding sequence ATGACACAGCCGCCCACCGAGCAGGACCCGGACGCCCCCTGGCTCGCACGCGTCATGCACATCGCGTTCTTCCTCCTCCTCGGCGCCTCCCTCGCCCGCTTCCTGCTGCGCCACCCCTGGGAGGACCGCAGCCCCTGGATCGTCGCCCTCTCCGGCGCCCTCGCCTCCCTCTACCTCCTCGGCCCCGTCCTCGGCACCCGCGCCGCCCCGCGCCGGATCGCCTGGCTGGGCACGGTCGTCGCCGTCTGGATCGTCCTCGTCGTCCTCGCGCCCAGCTTCGCCTGGTGCGCGGTCCCGCTCTTCTACACGGGCCTGCGCACCCTCCCCCCGCGCGCCGCGCTCGGCCTCGTCGTCCTGCTCACCGCCTTCGTCGTCTTCGCGCAGGTGCAGCTCGCCCACGGCGGCTGGGACCCGAACCTGGTCGTCGCGCCGCCGGCCGTCGCCGCGATCGCCACCGGGGTGTTCGTGTACTCCGACCGGCAGGCCGCACGGCAGCGGGCGCTCATCCACGACCTGATCCGCACCCGGCGCGAACTGGCCGCCATCGAGCGCCGCGAGGGCACCCTCGCCGAGCGCCAGCGGCTCTCCATGGAGATCCACGACACCCTCGCGCAGGGCCTCTCCAGCCAGCAGATGCTGCTCCAGGCGGCGGACCGCACCTGGGACAGCGACCCCGGCACCGCCCGCCGCCATGTCCGTACCGCCGAGTCCATCGCCGAGCGCAACCTCGCCGAGGCCCGCCGCTTCGTCCACGACCTCGCCCCCGCCGACCTCGCCGAGGGCGGCGGCCTCGAAGAGGCCCTGCGCGGTCTGGCGGCGCGCGAGTCGGCGGAGTTCCGGGTGGACGGGACCGCGGTACCGCTGCCCGACCGGACGCAGTCGGCGCTCCTGCGGATCGCGCAGGGCGCCCTCGCCAACATCCGCGAGCACGCGGGCGCCGAATCCGCCGCCCTGACCCTCACGTACCTCGACGACCAGGTGGTCCTGGACATCGCCGACGACGGCCACGGCTTCGACCCGGCGCTCACGCGCGACGCGGGCGGGCGCGGCGACCGGGGCGACCGGGGCCACGGGCTGCCCGCGATGCGGGTGCGGGCCCAGCAGCTGGGGGGCACGCTGACGGTCGAGTCCACCCCGGGCGAGGGCACGGTGCTCTCGGCCGCGATCCCCCTGACGCCCTGA
- a CDS encoding sensor histidine kinase, translating into MPATATTTTTTAASLPAVAPAGRVSAVLAWCVAAAHPFVLFFGVQAGPFRSTELRLFLTTVGIGLLLPLARRRPEAALGLLLVGLFAAATTWPAPELLYLPVLAADACVGWLTARRPLRIAVPAALTTLAVQLGAAPYTTSGRNVFITTALALALALLTAGLLGRSVRERRAHATELRARSEAEAVTAERLRIARELHDVVAHSIGVIAIQAGVGRRVIDTQPAEARNALATIETTSRETLAGLRRTLGALRASTKDTPSSPAPSPAPLEPAPGLADLDRLVASTADAGVRVEVRRLGDLDRPLPPEVDLAAYRIVQESLTNVVRHASTPACRVTVDRSEDTLLVEITDDGPSKNTPDTGAGATTEHGHGHGYGIVGMRERAALLGGRFSAGPRPGGGFHVTAALPLPLPQEGPRTP; encoded by the coding sequence ATGCCTGCCACCGCCACCACCACCACGACGACCGCCGCTTCCCTTCCCGCCGTCGCCCCGGCCGGGCGCGTGTCGGCGGTCCTGGCGTGGTGTGTGGCCGCCGCCCACCCCTTCGTCCTCTTCTTCGGCGTGCAGGCCGGGCCGTTCCGCTCGACGGAGCTCCGTCTCTTCCTCACCACCGTCGGCATCGGCCTGCTCCTGCCCCTGGCGCGGCGCAGACCGGAAGCGGCGCTCGGGCTGCTCCTCGTCGGACTGTTCGCGGCGGCGACCACCTGGCCGGCCCCCGAGCTGCTGTACCTCCCCGTCCTCGCCGCCGACGCCTGCGTCGGGTGGCTGACCGCCCGGCGCCCGCTCCGCATCGCGGTGCCCGCCGCCCTGACGACGCTCGCCGTGCAGCTCGGGGCGGCGCCGTACACGACCTCCGGCCGGAACGTCTTCATCACCACGGCCCTGGCCCTCGCCCTCGCGCTCCTCACCGCCGGGCTGCTCGGCCGTTCGGTACGCGAGCGGCGCGCGCACGCGACCGAGCTGCGGGCGCGGTCGGAGGCGGAGGCCGTCACCGCCGAGCGGCTGCGGATCGCCCGCGAGCTGCACGACGTCGTCGCGCACAGCATCGGCGTCATCGCCATCCAGGCGGGCGTCGGCCGCCGGGTCATCGACACCCAGCCGGCCGAGGCCCGCAACGCACTCGCCACCATCGAGACCACCAGCCGCGAGACCCTCGCCGGTCTGCGCCGCACCCTGGGCGCGCTCAGAGCCTCCACGAAGGACACCCCGTCCTCCCCTGCCCCCTCCCCCGCACCGCTCGAACCGGCACCGGGCCTCGCCGACCTGGACCGGCTCGTCGCGTCCACGGCCGACGCGGGCGTACGGGTCGAGGTGCGGCGGCTCGGCGACCTCGACCGGCCGTTGCCGCCGGAGGTCGACCTCGCCGCGTACCGGATCGTGCAGGAGTCGCTGACGAACGTCGTACGCCATGCGTCGACGCCCGCCTGCCGGGTGACGGTGGACCGGAGCGAGGACACCCTGCTCGTCGAGATCACCGACGACGGCCCGTCGAAGAACACCCCCGACACAGGGGCCGGGGCCACCACCGAGCACGGGCACGGGCACGGATACGGCATCGTCGGCATGCGCGAGCGAGCCGCGCTCCTCGGCGGCCGCTTCTCCGCGGGCCCCCGCCCGGGAGGCGGCTTCCACGTGACCGCCGCACTGCCCCTGCCGCTTCCCCAGGAAGGCCCCCGCACGCCATGA